One genomic region from Conexibacter woesei DSM 14684 encodes:
- the nuoL gene encoding NADH-quinone oxidoreductase subunit L: MSTTTWGWLVLAFPLAGTIIIGLGHKRLARGPAGAIGTLAILLAFVSAVGALLSLQDRDEHHRQLVSSLWDYAVTGSIDARLSILVDPLSVFMMLVITGVSTLIHLYSVSYMKSDRGNARYFAYLNFFVFSMLVLVLAANFLLLIVGWAFVGAASYLLISFWYRRETATKAGIKAFVINVVGDVGLVLGTFFILRHTGTLDFLGTFEAVENGAFDSHNGALVAGCLLLLVGAFAKSAQVPFHTWLPDAMEGPTPVSSLIHAATMVTAGVYLISRMFPLFEAAPAAADVGAVVGCATLLIAGTIALTQTDIKRVIAYSTMSQIGYMIMGVSAGAYAAGLFHLLTHAFFKALLFMAAGSIIGAMAGAQSLDKMSGFKRSMPFTFGCFVVGGLALSGVPPFSGFFSKDEILAFVGHRGGWFSVMYVVGYIGAFLTGIYTWRMIFRAFLGRPSPEAAELEHGHIAHAEYPTNPANGEREDTEVGFPGPEHVIAEREIPMKVAMGLLAVGATILGVLQIPNVTHVISSFLEPTFESSKYFHEHPSNGFIYFGMALGTVVALLGIAVAHYIYVRKPGTAAALQARFPALHTFLLNKWYFDELIDFLIVRPWKAAGTFARTTFERVVIDGVFVGGTTGIVKAGSQAVRAIQTGFLRYYAALLLLGGAAVVLYFLIAST, translated from the coding sequence GTGAGCACTACGACCTGGGGCTGGCTCGTCCTCGCCTTCCCGCTGGCGGGGACGATCATCATCGGCCTTGGCCACAAGCGGCTCGCGAGAGGACCGGCCGGCGCGATCGGCACGCTCGCGATCCTGCTCGCGTTCGTCTCCGCCGTCGGCGCGCTGCTGTCGCTGCAGGACCGCGACGAGCACCACCGTCAGCTCGTCTCCTCGCTGTGGGACTACGCCGTCACCGGCTCGATCGACGCGAGACTGTCGATCCTCGTCGACCCGCTGTCCGTGTTCATGATGCTCGTGATCACCGGCGTCTCGACGCTGATCCACCTCTACTCCGTCAGCTACATGAAGAGCGACCGCGGCAACGCGCGCTACTTCGCGTACCTGAACTTCTTCGTCTTCTCGATGCTCGTGCTGGTGCTGGCGGCGAACTTCCTGCTGCTGATCGTCGGCTGGGCGTTCGTCGGCGCCGCGTCGTACCTGCTGATCTCGTTCTGGTACCGCCGCGAGACGGCGACCAAGGCCGGCATCAAGGCGTTCGTGATCAACGTCGTCGGCGACGTCGGGCTCGTGCTCGGCACGTTCTTCATCCTGCGCCACACCGGCACGCTCGACTTCCTCGGCACGTTCGAGGCGGTCGAGAACGGCGCGTTCGACTCGCACAACGGCGCGCTCGTCGCGGGCTGTCTGCTGCTGCTCGTCGGCGCGTTCGCGAAGTCCGCGCAGGTGCCGTTCCACACCTGGCTGCCGGACGCGATGGAGGGCCCGACGCCGGTCTCCTCGCTGATCCACGCGGCGACGATGGTGACCGCGGGCGTCTACCTGATCTCGCGCATGTTCCCGCTCTTCGAGGCCGCCCCCGCGGCGGCCGACGTCGGCGCGGTGGTCGGCTGCGCGACGCTGCTGATCGCGGGCACGATCGCGCTCACGCAGACCGACATCAAGCGCGTGATCGCGTACTCGACGATGTCGCAGATCGGCTACATGATCATGGGCGTCTCCGCCGGCGCCTACGCTGCGGGCCTCTTCCACCTCCTCACGCACGCCTTCTTCAAGGCGCTGCTGTTCATGGCGGCCGGCTCGATCATCGGCGCGATGGCGGGCGCGCAGTCGCTCGACAAGATGTCCGGCTTCAAGAGATCGATGCCGTTCACGTTCGGCTGCTTCGTCGTCGGCGGGCTCGCGCTCTCCGGCGTGCCGCCGTTCTCCGGCTTCTTCTCCAAGGACGAGATCCTCGCCTTCGTCGGCCACCGCGGCGGCTGGTTCAGCGTGATGTACGTCGTCGGCTACATCGGCGCGTTCCTGACCGGCATATACACGTGGCGGATGATCTTCCGCGCCTTCCTCGGCAGACCGTCGCCGGAGGCGGCCGAGCTGGAACACGGACACATCGCGCACGCCGAGTACCCGACCAACCCGGCCAACGGCGAGCGCGAGGACACCGAGGTCGGCTTCCCCGGCCCCGAGCACGTGATCGCCGAGCGCGAGATCCCGATGAAGGTCGCGATGGGACTGCTGGCGGTCGGCGCGACGATACTCGGCGTCCTCCAGATACCGAACGTCACGCACGTGATCTCCTCCTTCCTGGAGCCGACGTTCGAGTCGTCGAAGTACTTCCACGAGCACCCGAGCAACGGCTTCATCTACTTCGGCATGGCGCTCGGGACCGTCGTCGCGCTGCTCGGCATCGCCGTCGCGCACTACATCTACGTCCGCAAGCCCGGCACCGCTGCCGCGCTGCAGGCGCGCTTCCCGGCGCTGCACACGTTCCTGCTCAACAAGTGGTACTTCGACGAGCTGATCGACTTCCTGATCGTGCGACCGTGGAAGGCCGCCGGCACGTTCGCCCGCACGACGTTCGAGCGGGTCGTGATCGACGGCGTCTTCGTCGGCGGCACGACCGGGATCGTCAAGGCCGGCTCGCAGGCCGTCCGCGCGATCCAGACCGGCTTCCTGCGCTACTACGCGGCGCTGCTGCTGCTCGGCGGCGCGGCCGTCGTCCTGTACTTCCTGATCGCGAGCACGTGA
- a CDS encoding complex I subunit 4 family protein, with amino-acid sequence MTLSILIWLPLVVAVLGGIVGGKLAPKLSILGALATLGIAISFVVRFKTGQDGLQFVTDEAWISELGITYKLGVDGLNVLLLLLATFLFAIAAIFASLREWERPGLFFFWFGVAETAVLGAFVAQDLILFVAFFDLMLIPFYFLTGIWGSGDHETRVRGTQKLVIYTLVGSLLMLVAAIATGVLASQQHDTELTFSISALQQLPLSDGSQDWIFLCFAAAFLVKMPAFPLHGWLPDGYKAMPLPALAVFSGVLSKVAAYGFLRIVLPVFPDASVHFQELLLLIALASILYGSVMAFSAQNVRLVVAYSSVAQMGFITLGIFALNEDGAQGALLQMVNHGLVTAPLFFIVALLAARAGGSEEMKDMGGIAFRAPVLATLFLIVSLATLAMPGSANFVGEFLILLGVFEAKPAFAFFASIGVALAAVYMLRAFIKAMHNRVNPSTDSREVTFRDLAVLVPSVIVIIALALYPQFGLKRSERGTQESVAQVQEKTGQLTASGAEAATRSSEEHTP; translated from the coding sequence ATGACCCTTTCGATCCTCATCTGGCTGCCGCTCGTCGTCGCCGTCCTCGGCGGGATCGTCGGCGGCAAGCTCGCGCCGAAGCTCTCGATCCTCGGCGCGCTCGCGACGCTCGGCATCGCGATCTCGTTCGTCGTCCGCTTCAAGACCGGCCAGGACGGCCTCCAGTTCGTCACCGACGAGGCGTGGATCTCCGAGCTGGGGATCACCTACAAGCTCGGCGTCGACGGCCTCAACGTGCTCCTGCTGCTGCTCGCGACGTTCCTGTTCGCGATCGCGGCGATCTTCGCCAGCCTCAGAGAGTGGGAGCGGCCCGGGCTGTTCTTCTTCTGGTTCGGCGTCGCCGAGACGGCAGTGCTCGGCGCCTTCGTCGCGCAAGACCTGATCCTGTTCGTCGCCTTCTTCGACCTGATGCTGATCCCGTTCTACTTCCTGACCGGGATCTGGGGCTCGGGCGACCACGAGACCCGCGTCCGCGGCACGCAGAAGCTCGTGATCTACACGCTCGTCGGCTCGCTGCTGATGCTCGTCGCCGCGATCGCGACGGGCGTGCTCGCCTCCCAGCAGCACGACACCGAGCTGACGTTCTCGATCTCGGCGCTCCAGCAGCTGCCGCTCTCCGACGGCTCGCAGGACTGGATCTTCCTCTGCTTCGCCGCCGCCTTCCTCGTGAAGATGCCGGCGTTCCCGCTGCACGGCTGGCTGCCCGACGGCTACAAGGCGATGCCGCTGCCGGCGCTCGCCGTCTTCTCCGGCGTGCTGTCGAAGGTCGCCGCGTACGGCTTCCTGCGGATCGTGCTGCCGGTCTTCCCGGACGCCTCGGTCCACTTCCAGGAGCTGCTGCTGCTGATCGCGCTCGCGTCGATCCTGTACGGCTCGGTGATGGCGTTCTCGGCGCAGAACGTGCGCCTCGTCGTCGCCTACTCGTCGGTCGCGCAGATGGGCTTCATCACGCTCGGGATCTTCGCGCTGAACGAGGACGGGGCGCAGGGCGCGCTGCTGCAGATGGTCAACCACGGCCTCGTGACGGCGCCGCTGTTCTTCATCGTCGCGCTGCTGGCCGCACGCGCCGGCGGCTCGGAGGAGATGAAGGACATGGGCGGGATCGCGTTCCGCGCGCCGGTGCTCGCGACGCTCTTCCTGATCGTCTCGCTCGCGACGCTCGCGATGCCCGGCTCGGCCAACTTCGTCGGCGAGTTCCTGATCCTGCTCGGCGTCTTCGAGGCGAAGCCCGCGTTCGCGTTCTTCGCGTCGATCGGCGTGGCGCTCGCCGCGGTCTACATGCTGCGGGCGTTCATCAAGGCGATGCACAACCGCGTCAACCCGTCGACCGACTCGCGCGAGGTGACGTTCCGCGACCTCGCCGTGCTGGTGCCGTCGGTGATCGTCATCATCGCGCTCGCGCTCTACCCGCAGTTCGGGCTCAAGCGCTCCGAGCGGGGGACGCAGGAGAGCGTCGCGCAGGTGCAGGAGAAGACCGGCCAGCTGACCGCCTCCGGCGCCGAAGCGGCCACCAGATCGTCTGAGGAGCACACGCCATGA
- a CDS encoding NADH-quinone oxidoreductase subunit N: MTSALVTAAARAPHIDWAAMSPYIALAAGGVVVLMAGVFTGRAARHVTPLLSLVALLATIGLSIWRLGDATDVISGALRVDDLALTLNFVLAGAGIAAVLLSWRSRAAATAGHAEYYALLLLSLLGMAALVAAQNLVTLFLAFELLSIPLYVLCAAEFKREGSLESGLKYLIVGSVGSATLLYGLALIYGAAGSTDFVGIDRALADSAIRDDVLLLTGVGLTLVGLAFKASVAPFHQWTPDVYEGAPTPVTAFMAVATKVAAFGVLLRLFDVALVNAQLDWAPAVAALAAVTIIVGNVGALAQSSLKRMLAYSGVAQAGYLLCGLVVGTQLGVKATVFYLVVYLAMNAAAFAVIVARERATAVGDDISAVAGLGRSQPLLAWPLTLAMLGLAGIPATAGFIGKFYLIDALVDGGYAWLGIVLVVGSMISLGYYLRVIATMWMGDAGETVPASSVPAPATPAPAAAGAPPVMAGGSQEADDLDERVAGDRTQPEVLVVAWIATAAIVFFGIIPSPLFELAGRAGASLTGIF; encoded by the coding sequence ATGACCTCCGCGCTCGTGACCGCGGCCGCGAGAGCGCCGCACATCGACTGGGCGGCGATGTCGCCGTACATCGCGCTCGCCGCCGGCGGAGTCGTCGTCCTGATGGCCGGCGTCTTCACCGGGCGCGCGGCGCGCCACGTGACGCCGCTGCTGAGCCTCGTCGCGCTGCTCGCGACGATCGGCCTGTCGATCTGGCGCCTCGGCGACGCGACCGACGTGATCTCCGGCGCGCTGCGCGTCGACGACCTGGCGCTGACGCTCAATTTCGTCCTCGCCGGTGCCGGCATCGCCGCGGTGCTGCTGTCGTGGCGCTCGCGCGCGGCGGCGACCGCCGGGCACGCCGAGTACTACGCGCTGCTGCTGCTCTCCCTGCTCGGCATGGCCGCGCTCGTCGCGGCGCAGAACCTCGTGACGCTGTTCCTCGCGTTCGAGCTGCTGTCGATTCCGCTCTACGTCCTCTGCGCGGCGGAGTTCAAGCGCGAGGGCTCGCTCGAGTCGGGCCTGAAGTACCTGATCGTCGGCTCGGTCGGCTCCGCGACGCTGCTCTATGGCCTCGCGCTGATCTACGGCGCCGCCGGCTCGACCGACTTCGTCGGCATCGACAGAGCGCTCGCCGACTCCGCGATCCGCGACGACGTGCTGCTGCTCACGGGCGTCGGCCTGACGCTCGTCGGGCTCGCCTTCAAGGCCTCGGTCGCGCCGTTCCACCAGTGGACGCCCGACGTCTACGAGGGCGCGCCGACGCCGGTCACGGCGTTCATGGCGGTCGCGACGAAGGTCGCCGCGTTCGGCGTCCTGCTGCGGCTGTTCGACGTCGCGCTCGTCAACGCGCAGCTCGATTGGGCGCCGGCCGTCGCCGCGCTCGCCGCGGTCACGATCATCGTCGGCAACGTCGGCGCGCTGGCGCAGTCGTCACTGAAGCGGATGCTCGCCTACTCCGGCGTCGCGCAGGCGGGCTACCTGCTCTGCGGGCTCGTCGTCGGAACGCAGCTGGGCGTCAAGGCGACGGTCTTCTACCTCGTCGTCTACCTCGCGATGAACGCCGCCGCCTTCGCCGTGATCGTCGCGCGCGAGCGCGCCACGGCGGTCGGCGACGACATCTCGGCGGTGGCCGGCCTCGGCCGCTCGCAGCCGCTGCTCGCGTGGCCGCTGACGCTCGCGATGCTCGGCCTCGCCGGCATCCCGGCGACCGCCGGCTTCATCGGAAAGTTCTATCTGATCGACGCGCTCGTGGATGGCGGCTACGCCTGGCTCGGCATCGTGCTCGTCGTCGGCTCGATGATCTCGCTCGGCTACTACCTGCGCGTGATCGCGACGATGTGGATGGGCGACGCCGGCGAGACGGTTCCCGCCTCGTCCGTCCCCGCTCCGGCCACCCCCGCCCCGGCGGCGGCAGGAGCCCCGCCGGTGATGGCAGGCGGCTCGCAGGAGGCCGACGACCTCGACGAGCGCGTCGCGGGCGACCGCACGCAGCCGGAGGTGCTCGTCGTCGCCTGGATCGCGACCGCGGCGATCGTCTTCTTCGGCATCATCCCGTCGCCGCTGTTCGAGCTCGCCGGCCGCGCCGGCGCCTCGCTCACAGGCATCTTCTAG
- a CDS encoding FadR/GntR family transcriptional regulator has translation MTGRLSRGPSLVDQAIEAVRAEIVAGAWPIGGKIPTEPELVDQLGIGRNSVREAIRALVHAGLLETRQGDGTYVRATSDLAGAVKRRIGRAELIEVLEVRRALEVETARLAALRRTEADADALERLRDERAEAWSGGDLARFVERDVALHRAIAAMAGNAMLAELYLDFSQALPDAIGANVAREVTGPEELHLHDALVAAIRAGDADAAQAETVQMLDTLIAGLRAEAGP, from the coding sequence ATGACCGGACGATTGAGCCGCGGACCGTCGCTCGTCGACCAGGCGATCGAGGCGGTGCGCGCGGAGATCGTCGCCGGCGCGTGGCCGATCGGCGGGAAGATCCCGACCGAGCCCGAGCTCGTCGACCAGCTCGGGATCGGCCGCAACAGCGTGCGCGAGGCGATCCGCGCGCTCGTCCACGCCGGACTGTTGGAGACGCGCCAGGGCGACGGAACCTACGTCCGCGCGACGAGCGACCTCGCCGGCGCCGTCAAGCGCCGCATCGGCCGCGCTGAGCTGATCGAGGTGCTGGAGGTGCGGCGCGCGCTGGAGGTCGAGACGGCGCGGCTCGCCGCGCTGCGGCGCACGGAGGCCGACGCCGACGCGCTCGAGCGGCTGCGCGACGAGCGCGCCGAGGCGTGGAGCGGGGGCGACCTCGCGCGCTTCGTCGAGCGCGACGTCGCGCTGCACCGCGCGATCGCCGCGATGGCCGGCAACGCGATGCTCGCCGAGCTGTACCTCGACTTCAGCCAAGCGCTGCCGGACGCGATCGGCGCGAACGTCGCGCGCGAGGTCACGGGGCCCGAGGAGCTGCACCTCCACGACGCGCTCGTCGCGGCGATCCGCGCCGGCGACGCCGACGCCGCGCAGGCCGAGACGGTCCAGATGCTCGACACGCTGATCGCCGGCCTGCGGGCCGAGGCCGGCCCGTGA
- a CDS encoding CynX/NimT family MFS transporter, with the protein MNARGRRDTLLLLVGLVLVALNLRVALTSVGPLIDDLRADLGLSGTAIGLLSTAPLLALGLVSPLAPRLAERFGAEHVVFACLLAIGAGVLARWLPPAALLFAGTMVAGCAIAIGNVLMPGIVKRRFGDRAATVTGLYSVGLSGGAALAAGLTVPIEQWLGGDWRLALALWALPALLAAVVWLPQLRRRGEERRDAAQAAAAPAHTDSDGDASDAGGAGDEVGAGSGRISLWRDRRAWSVTVFMGMQSAIFYTAAAWLPEILRDQGMGAGAAGAMLSLVMFLGIPFGFATAALAGRMADQRPLALAAALFPAAGWIGLLLAPGSATLLWAVLLGIGAGTGFPLVLTLFVLRTRDARHTAALSGMAQSAGYTLAALCPLAIGALHDLSGGWTLPLAVLACLGVPELVAALGASRRGYVGEVPAPVVAAAPVPRVAA; encoded by the coding sequence GTGAACGCCCGCGGGCGCCGTGACACGCTGCTGCTGCTCGTCGGGCTCGTGCTCGTCGCGCTCAACCTGCGCGTCGCGCTGACGAGCGTCGGGCCGCTGATCGACGACCTCAGAGCCGACCTCGGCCTCTCGGGCACCGCGATCGGGCTGCTGAGCACCGCGCCGCTGCTGGCGCTCGGGCTCGTCTCGCCGCTGGCGCCGCGGCTGGCCGAGCGGTTCGGTGCCGAGCACGTCGTCTTCGCCTGCCTGCTGGCGATCGGCGCGGGCGTGCTGGCGCGCTGGCTGCCTCCCGCCGCGCTGCTGTTCGCCGGGACGATGGTCGCCGGCTGCGCGATCGCGATCGGCAACGTCCTGATGCCCGGGATCGTCAAGCGCCGCTTCGGCGACCGCGCCGCGACGGTGACCGGCCTCTACTCGGTCGGGCTCAGCGGCGGGGCGGCGCTCGCCGCCGGCCTGACCGTGCCGATCGAGCAGTGGCTCGGCGGCGACTGGCGGCTCGCGCTGGCGCTGTGGGCGCTGCCCGCGCTGCTCGCCGCGGTCGTCTGGCTGCCTCAGCTGCGGCGGCGCGGGGAGGAGCGCCGGGACGCGGCGCAGGCGGCCGCCGCGCCCGCGCATACGGACAGTGACGGCGATGCGAGCGATGCGGGTGGTGCGGGCGATGAGGTCGGCGCGGGCAGCGGGCGGATCAGCCTCTGGCGCGACCGTCGCGCGTGGTCGGTGACGGTCTTCATGGGGATGCAGTCGGCGATCTTCTACACCGCCGCGGCATGGCTGCCGGAGATCCTGCGCGACCAGGGAATGGGCGCCGGGGCGGCCGGCGCGATGCTGTCGCTGGTGATGTTCCTCGGCATACCGTTCGGCTTCGCGACCGCGGCGCTCGCCGGGCGGATGGCCGATCAGCGGCCGCTCGCGCTCGCCGCGGCGCTGTTCCCCGCCGCCGGCTGGATCGGCCTGCTGCTCGCGCCCGGCTCCGCGACGCTGCTGTGGGCCGTGCTGCTCGGGATCGGCGCCGGCACCGGCTTCCCGCTCGTGCTGACGCTCTTCGTGCTGCGAACGCGCGACGCGCGCCACACCGCCGCGCTGTCCGGGATGGCGCAGTCGGCTGGCTACACGCTCGCGGCGCTCTGCCCGCTCGCGATCGGCGCGCTGCACGACCTCAGCGGCGGCTGGACGCTCCCGCTCGCGGTGCTCGCCTGCCTCGGGGTGCCCGAGCTGGTCGCCGCCCTCGGCGCGTCGCGACGCGGCTACGTCGGGGAGGTTCCGGCCCCGGTCGTCGCCGCCGCGCCAGTGCCGCGCGTCGCCGCCTGA
- the hemW gene encoding radical SAM family heme chaperone HemW translates to MPARLPDAPPAPADGALPLAAREELGERPFGIYVHVPFCATRCGYCDFNTYTAEELPGGVNRNSYAASAIAELALARRVLSGGDRSGGCTAAPPLVETVFFGGGTPTLLPAEDLAGILDAIDLLFGLAPRAEVTTEANPESVTPATLATLRAAGFTRISLGMQSAVGHVLDVLDRTHTPGRAAAAVAEARAAGFEHVSLDLIYGTPGERDADWRASVETALGAAPDHVSAYALTVEPGTRLHARVQRGELPSPDEDALADRYAIADEAFAAAGLRWYEISNWAGSEPARCAHNVNYWRGGDWWGVGPGAHSHVGGVRWWNVLHPSAYATALAERRSPAAGREQLDAETRRFERIMLETRLSEGLDAALLREDGRAAAARAADEGLAEPEALAEGRVRLTRRGRLLADAVVRDLVD, encoded by the coding sequence ATGCCCGCTCGCCTGCCCGACGCGCCTCCCGCACCGGCCGACGGCGCGCTGCCGCTGGCAGCGCGCGAAGAGCTGGGGGAGCGGCCGTTCGGGATCTACGTGCACGTGCCGTTCTGCGCGACGCGCTGCGGCTACTGCGACTTCAACACGTACACCGCCGAGGAGCTGCCCGGCGGCGTCAACCGCAACAGCTACGCCGCGAGCGCGATCGCCGAGCTGGCGCTGGCGCGGCGCGTGCTGTCCGGCGGCGACCGCTCCGGGGGCTGCACCGCCGCGCCGCCGCTGGTCGAGACGGTCTTCTTCGGCGGCGGCACGCCGACGCTGCTGCCGGCGGAGGACCTCGCCGGGATCCTCGACGCGATCGACCTGCTGTTCGGCCTCGCACCCCGCGCGGAGGTGACGACCGAGGCGAACCCCGAGTCGGTCACGCCCGCCACGCTCGCGACGCTGCGCGCCGCCGGCTTCACGCGGATCTCGCTGGGGATGCAGAGCGCCGTCGGCCACGTGCTGGACGTGCTCGACCGCACGCACACGCCAGGTCGTGCGGCGGCCGCCGTCGCCGAGGCGCGCGCGGCCGGCTTCGAGCACGTCTCGCTCGACCTGATCTACGGCACGCCCGGCGAGCGCGACGCCGACTGGCGCGCCTCGGTCGAGACCGCGCTCGGCGCCGCGCCCGACCACGTCAGCGCGTACGCGCTGACGGTCGAGCCGGGCACCCGTCTGCACGCGCGCGTGCAGCGGGGCGAGCTGCCGTCGCCCGACGAGGACGCGCTCGCCGACCGCTACGCGATCGCGGACGAGGCGTTCGCCGCCGCCGGCCTGCGCTGGTACGAGATCTCCAACTGGGCCGGCAGCGAGCCGGCGCGCTGCGCGCACAACGTCAACTACTGGCGCGGCGGCGACTGGTGGGGCGTCGGCCCCGGCGCGCACAGCCACGTCGGCGGCGTGCGCTGGTGGAACGTGCTGCACCCCTCCGCCTACGCGACCGCGCTCGCCGAACGGCGCTCGCCGGCGGCCGGCCGCGAGCAGCTCGACGCCGAGACGCGCCGCTTCGAGCGGATCATGCTGGAGACGCGGCTCTCAGAAGGTCTCGACGCGGCGCTGCTGCGGGAGGACGGCCGCGCCGCCGCCGCGCGTGCCGCCGACGAGGGGCTGGCGGAGCCGGAGGCGCTGGCGGAGGGGCGCGTGCGCCTCACGCGCCGCGGGCGGCTGCTCGCGGACGCGGTCGTGCGCGACCTCGTCGACTGA
- a CDS encoding helix-turn-helix transcriptional regulator translates to MEPALGPVLAELPPTRRALLVTLRKRGEARAEELAEELGVTVSAVRQHLQGLAAADLVVHRDERSGPGRPRRSYRLGGAAEALFPKAYGELTLELLDILADEDPDVVRRAFERRRSARVARVLARLEGLDFGARVAEIARVLDEDGYLADFERADDGAYRIREHNCAILAVAQRYGHACTTEISFLREVLPDADVTRVAHILSGSHACVYEVRERAPSPAA, encoded by the coding sequence ATGGAACCCGCCCTCGGACCTGTCCTCGCCGAACTTCCACCCACCCGCCGCGCGCTGCTCGTCACGCTGCGCAAGCGCGGCGAGGCGCGCGCCGAGGAGCTGGCCGAGGAGCTGGGCGTGACCGTCAGCGCCGTGCGCCAGCACCTGCAGGGCCTCGCCGCGGCCGACCTCGTCGTCCACCGCGACGAGCGCTCCGGCCCCGGCCGGCCGCGGCGCAGCTATCGCCTCGGCGGGGCGGCGGAGGCGCTCTTCCCGAAGGCGTACGGGGAGCTGACGCTGGAGCTGCTCGACATCCTCGCCGACGAGGACCCCGACGTCGTGCGGCGCGCCTTCGAGCGGCGCCGCAGCGCACGCGTCGCACGCGTGCTCGCCCGCCTGGAAGGGCTGGACTTCGGCGCACGCGTGGCGGAGATCGCGCGCGTGCTCGACGAGGACGGCTACCTCGCCGACTTCGAGCGCGCCGACGACGGCGCCTACCGGATCCGCGAGCACAACTGCGCGATCCTCGCCGTCGCCCAGCGCTACGGCCACGCGTGCACGACCGAGATCTCGTTCCTGCGCGAGGTGCTGCCCGACGCTGACGTGACGCGCGTCGCACACATCCTCAGCGGCTCGCACGCGTGCGTCTACGAGGTGCGGGAGAGAGCGCCGAGCCCCGCGGCCTGA
- a CDS encoding superoxide dismutase, whose amino-acid sequence MAYELPALPYAYDALEPHIDEATQKFHHDKHHATYVARANEALEGTEWADKPVEELLKNLDKLPADKLNPVRNNAGGHYNHTLWWESLSPNGGGAPTGDLAAAIDAAFGSFDEFKAKVEAAGAGRFGSGWAWLVKGDGGLEVTSTPNQDTPLADGKTPLFGIDVWEHAYYLKYQNLRPAYLKAVWNVVDWNKVAERFAAAS is encoded by the coding sequence ATGGCCTACGAACTTCCCGCTCTTCCCTACGCGTACGACGCGCTCGAGCCGCACATCGACGAGGCGACGCAGAAGTTTCATCACGACAAGCACCACGCGACCTACGTGGCCAGAGCCAACGAGGCGCTGGAGGGTACGGAGTGGGCCGACAAGCCCGTCGAGGAGCTGCTGAAGAACCTCGACAAGCTCCCGGCCGACAAGCTGAACCCGGTCAGAAACAACGCCGGCGGTCACTACAACCACACGCTGTGGTGGGAGAGCCTCTCGCCGAACGGCGGCGGCGCCCCGACGGGCGACCTCGCGGCGGCGATCGACGCCGCGTTCGGCTCGTTCGACGAGTTCAAGGCCAAGGTGGAGGCCGCCGGCGCCGGCCGTTTCGGCTCCGGCTGGGCGTGGCTCGTGAAGGGTGACGGCGGCCTCGAGGTCACCTCGACGCCGAACCAGGACACCCCGCTGGCCGACGGCAAGACGCCGCTGTTCGGCATCGACGTGTGGGAGCACGCCTACTACCTGAAGTACCAGAACCTCCGTCCGGCGTACCTGAAGGCCGTCTGGAACGTCGTGGACTGGAACAAGGTCGCCGAGCGCTTCGCAGCGGCCTCATGA
- a CDS encoding 4Fe-4S dicluster domain-containing protein: MTYVIAEPCIGEKDHSCTEVCPVDCIHPTQDEPGFAEATMLYIDPEECIDCDACVEACPVDAIFPEDLLPAQWAEYAERNAAYFKQ; encoded by the coding sequence ATGACCTACGTCATCGCTGAGCCGTGCATCGGCGAGAAGGACCACTCCTGCACAGAGGTCTGCCCGGTCGACTGCATCCATCCGACGCAGGACGAGCCGGGATTCGCCGAGGCGACGATGCTCTACATCGATCCCGAGGAGTGCATCGACTGCGACGCCTGCGTCGAGGCGTGTCCCGTCGACGCGATCTTCCCTGAGGATCTGCTGCCGGCCCAATGGGCCGAGTACGCCGAGAGAAACGCCGCGTACTTCAAGCAGTAG
- a CDS encoding RNA polymerase sigma factor — MRRGDPDAVRALYAEYGPPTLAALSATLGDRSAAEDVFQQVLLEAWLRCGSYDPARASLRTWLATIARSRAIDHLRRRIPEPWDPSAAGMDSICEREPAADVVDRMVVDGMLARLSRAEAEVVRLHFHMGFSQSQIVAHTGIPLGTVKSRIASALRRLREMLEEERASL; from the coding sequence TTGCGCCGCGGGGACCCGGATGCGGTCCGCGCGCTCTACGCCGAGTACGGCCCTCCGACGCTCGCCGCCCTCTCCGCGACGCTCGGCGACCGCAGCGCCGCCGAGGACGTCTTCCAGCAGGTGCTGCTGGAAGCGTGGCTGCGCTGCGGCTCCTACGATCCGGCGCGCGCATCGCTGCGCACCTGGCTGGCGACGATCGCCCGCTCCCGCGCGATCGACCACCTGCGGCGGCGCATCCCGGAGCCCTGGGATCCGTCGGCAGCCGGGATGGACAGCATCTGCGAGCGCGAGCCCGCGGCCGACGTGGTCGACAGGATGGTCGTCGACGGGATGCTCGCGCGGCTCTCGCGGGCCGAGGCCGAGGTCGTGCGGCTGCACTTCCACATGGGCTTCAGCCAGAGCCAGATCGTCGCGCACACCGGCATACCGCTCGGGACCGTCAAGTCCCGCATCGCGAGCGCGCTACGGCGCCTGCGGGAGATGCTCGAGGAGGAGCGCGCGTCGCTGTGA